Proteins encoded together in one Oceanobacillus iheyensis HTE831 window:
- a CDS encoding DUF4181 domain-containing protein, whose translation MNNDVLGNIWLDLAVFVLMIFFLHFVFSKLMRRLLKVEKRKPFSYNYVNDQHKKGDKIIRTLVVIIAIIALGIHYNSDVTTGIPVALIIAILLQLIPELYRAYMEKKYQSHSNNYKYTLAETLFLALILIVSILLIYRLYRF comes from the coding sequence ATGAATAACGATGTCTTAGGAAATATATGGTTGGATTTAGCGGTTTTTGTTTTAATGATTTTCTTCTTGCATTTCGTTTTTAGTAAACTAATGAGACGATTACTGAAAGTGGAAAAAAGGAAACCGTTCTCCTATAACTATGTAAATGATCAACATAAAAAAGGTGATAAAATAATAAGGACACTAGTTGTTATAATAGCTATAATAGCGCTAGGAATACATTACAATTCTGATGTAACAACAGGTATCCCAGTAGCTCTTATAATTGCAATACTGCTGCAGTTAATTCCTGAGTTATACCGAGCCTATATGGAGAAAAAGTATCAATCGCATTCAAATAATTATAAATATACATTGGCTGAAACTCTATTTTTGGCTTTAATTCTTATTGTCAGCATATTATTAATTTATCGTTTATATCGTTTTTAA
- a CDS encoding DUF4181 domain-containing protein, producing the protein MDFGLFLFIVMSVASAIRWLFRHILYRILGVERRTRFIDDDHKYKNHIIGIVGVMVLIFGVTLLYMFNYISIFVITIIIVFVIFVSTSIHQIRLEKMLEPETNNYLHSIYMLIFDIIVIIVIFILLYQNKDMILLF; encoded by the coding sequence ATGGATTTTGGGTTATTTTTGTTTATTGTTATGAGCGTAGCTTCAGCTATACGTTGGTTATTTCGTCATATACTATATCGCATATTAGGTGTGGAGAGACGAACGCGTTTTATAGATGACGATCATAAGTATAAGAATCATATTATAGGCATAGTCGGAGTAATGGTATTAATCTTTGGCGTGACTTTATTATATATGTTTAATTATATTTCAATATTTGTGATTACTATAATCATAGTATTTGTAATATTTGTTAGTACGAGTATACATCAAATACGCTTAGAAAAAATGCTTGAACCAGAGACTAACAATTATCTTCATTCGATTTATATGTTAATTTTCGACATTATTGTTATTATCGTTATATTTATCCTGCTTTATCAAAACAAAGATATGATTTTACTATTTTGA
- the rsgA gene encoding ribosome small subunit-dependent GTPase A, producing MNLNEFQQKYAYRKEINYDGQIDLLARVVMEQKERYILQTINGFKPAVVKGKMRHEAISREDYPAVGDWVVLQEKDFNDIVIIDQVLPRFSSIVRKVAGLRTDAQIVASNVTKVFIVISADEDLNERKLERYLTAVWESGASPHIVFSKVDLASDMDSIIEHADSIAFGIPLYKWNATNEEGKEDILANIHEDDSVVLIGSSGAGKSTLINALLTEKVLKTGSVREDDKRGRHTTTHRELFNLPTGGVIIDTPGMRELQLWTEDGDTLSHTFSDINHLIAECKFTDCKHDTEPDCAVKEALETGDLEEGRWNSYLKLQRELAYIERKQNAKLATEERKKWKKISMQQKKNR from the coding sequence ATGAACTTGAACGAATTTCAACAAAAATATGCATATCGAAAAGAAATCAATTATGACGGACAAATAGATTTATTAGCTCGAGTAGTAATGGAACAAAAAGAACGATACATTTTACAGACAATAAATGGTTTCAAACCCGCAGTAGTAAAAGGGAAAATGCGACATGAAGCAATTTCTAGAGAAGATTATCCAGCAGTTGGAGATTGGGTGGTCCTACAAGAAAAAGACTTTAATGACATCGTGATTATTGATCAAGTACTGCCTAGATTCAGCAGTATTGTGCGAAAAGTTGCTGGGTTGAGGACAGACGCTCAAATCGTTGCTAGTAATGTTACTAAAGTCTTTATTGTCATTAGTGCGGATGAAGACTTAAATGAACGGAAATTAGAACGATATTTAACTGCTGTTTGGGAAAGCGGAGCATCACCACATATTGTATTTTCAAAAGTAGACCTCGCCAGCGATATGGATTCAATCATTGAACACGCTGACAGCATTGCTTTTGGTATCCCATTATACAAATGGAATGCGACTAATGAAGAAGGCAAGGAAGACATTTTGGCTAATATTCACGAAGATGATTCTGTCGTCTTAATTGGAAGTTCAGGGGCTGGAAAGTCTACGCTTATCAATGCACTTTTGACAGAAAAAGTCTTAAAGACAGGGTCGGTTCGAGAAGATGATAAACGTGGTAGGCACACCACTACACACCGAGAACTGTTTAACTTACCAACTGGCGGAGTAATTATCGATACTCCAGGAATGCGTGAATTACAATTATGGACAGAAGATGGTGATACATTAAGCCATACTTTCTCTGATATAAATCATTTAATAGCTGAATGTAAATTTACAGACTGTAAACATGATACGGAGCCAGACTGCGCAGTTAAAGAAGCATTGGAAACAGGTGATCTTGAAGAAGGACGTTGGAATAGTTATCTTAAGTTACAACGTGAGTTAGCTTATATCGAGCGAAAACAAAATGCTAAATTAGCTACTGAAGAGAGAAAGAAATGGAAGAAAATCAGTATGCAGCAAAAAAAGAATAGATAA